The following proteins come from a genomic window of Flavobacterium crocinum:
- a CDS encoding alpha/beta hydrolase, with amino-acid sequence MKKVYLLTLLISFSSFAQKTFDNIKSEKLGEERRITIGLPASYEANKDKKYPVLYLLDGDYLFDPFSGAVSYGSYWDDIPEMIIIGIHQNKDGERFDDTTIDQNEGLPFEKGSKFFEFVGAELVPYIEKKYRTSPFRLIAGHDITASFANFYLYKEMPLFNAYICLSPELAPKMEVRIAEKFAKIKKPVFYYLSAGEGDIKKIKEPIEKLNNNIKIANNPLVNYKYDVFKGATHYTEVLHSIPSALYQIFEAYRPINSAEYNDKIAVLQEGYAEYLEKKYADMSEVLGVQIPVRMSDFKVVENLILKRNAYSELGKMAEIGNVHYPKAMLGEYELGLMYEKQGDPKHASKKYQNASQMEPIGDLNKDMMYEKIDEMNTLAKKSK; translated from the coding sequence ATGAAAAAAGTTTACCTACTAACACTTTTGATTTCATTCTCGTCGTTTGCCCAAAAAACGTTCGACAACATTAAATCAGAAAAACTGGGAGAAGAGCGTAGAATTACAATTGGACTTCCGGCTTCTTATGAAGCAAACAAAGACAAAAAATATCCTGTTCTTTATTTATTAGATGGCGATTACTTATTTGATCCTTTTTCCGGAGCTGTAAGTTATGGTTCGTATTGGGATGATATTCCGGAAATGATCATTATCGGAATTCATCAAAATAAAGATGGAGAACGTTTCGACGACACCACAATCGACCAAAACGAAGGGCTTCCTTTTGAAAAAGGTTCCAAGTTTTTCGAATTCGTCGGAGCAGAATTAGTGCCTTATATTGAAAAAAAATACCGTACCTCCCCTTTCAGACTTATTGCAGGCCACGATATAACAGCAAGTTTTGCTAATTTTTATCTGTATAAAGAAATGCCCCTTTTTAATGCATACATCTGCTTAAGTCCAGAACTGGCACCAAAAATGGAAGTGCGTATTGCTGAAAAGTTTGCTAAAATAAAAAAACCGGTGTTCTATTATCTTTCAGCAGGAGAAGGTGACATTAAAAAGATAAAAGAACCGATTGAAAAATTAAACAATAATATTAAAATCGCTAATAATCCGTTAGTGAATTATAAATACGATGTTTTTAAGGGTGCTACACATTACACAGAAGTATTACACTCTATTCCAAGTGCATTGTACCAGATTTTTGAAGCCTACCGACCTATAAATTCTGCCGAATACAATGACAAAATTGCGGTTCTTCAAGAAGGTTATGCCGAATACTTAGAAAAAAAATATGCTGACATGTCTGAAGTTTTAGGAGTTCAGATTCCAGTTCGAATGAGTGATTTTAAAGTAGTAGAAAATCTTATTTTAAAAAGAAACGCCTATAGCGAATTAGGAAAAATGGCCGAAATTGGAAATGTACATTATCCAAAAGCCATGTTGGGAGAATATGAATTAGGATTAATGTATGAAAAACAAGGCGATCCGAAACATGCATCAAAAAAATACCAAAATGCTTCGCAAATGGAGCCAATTGGAGATTTGAACAAAGACATGATGTATGAGAAGATTGACGAAATGAATACGCTTGCCAAAAAAAGTAAATAA